The genomic interval CGCCGCCTCTAACACCCCGGCCAGCAGGACGTACAGCTCGCCGAAAGTAGCCGGTTTATCCAGTTCGTTCATCCGCTTTTTCATGTCCCCCGTCAGGACCCCCTTGTCCGTCAATACCTTGACCGCTTCCTCAAAGGAGACCTTTTCCCCGGCCAGCGCCTCTCCCAGGCCAGCCAGCAAGAGACGGCGGTTAAGGTTTTCCGGGAACTCCACCTTTTTTATTGACGCGAGCGGGTTCAACTGCCCGGCTCGTTCCAGGACCCGGCCCAGCATGTATTCCGCATCCCAGCAGTGGATAGGCTCTTCCAGCCGGTAATCGTTGCCGTAACCGCCGGCAGCCAGCCCAAGCTCCCGCATCGCCTTGACGCCGGGGTAGGCCCAGTGATCCATTACGGCGGGACGCGGCGGCCTGTACTCGACGAGGTACGCCCCCTGTTTTTTCAACCGTTCCTGAACCTCCCGCACAGCCTCTTTGGTGCGGCTCATCTCCCGGAAACCAATGCTCCTCTCGATGGAGCAGGCGGCAGCCACGCCGGCCGCTTCGCCCACGGCCATCCCCACGGGAACGACGCGGGCGCTGCCGGCAGCCAGGGAATCGTACGAGGCGCTCCGGCCGACCACCAGCAGGTTATCCACCTTCAGGGGCACAATGGACCTAAACGGGATGCTGTAGATGTCCGGCTTTCCTATGACGTTGCCCAGGTCCCCGGGGCCAGCCGGCTGGATGTCGACGGGGTAGCTGCCGTGGGCGATCCGGTCCCAGTGGTCCCTGTTCTCCAGTACATCGGTGACCGTAAGACGGTATTCGCCCATGATGTGCCTGGTTTCCCTCACATAAAGCCGCCCGGCCGTGCCCACCAGCTCGGCCCTGGAAAAACCCGGGAACCTTTCGCGCATGAAAGCCACGATATGCGGCAATTCTTTTTGCGCCCGTTCGATCCCGCGGGCCTTTGCGACCGGGTCCAGGCCGTCCACCCCGAACACCAGCAGGGCGTTGACCAGGACCGTCCCGTCCTTCTGGCGGGCCAGATTGGGACCGCGAAAACCGATCATCTTGTCCTGCGGCTCGTATTCCAGGGCCTTGCGGCCGTAGCCCCAGGCCACCTTCAGCGTCGCCCCGGCGGCCGGGTCCCCCCAGGAGGGGTTCAGCCTGTTCAGCAGCCTGCTGGCGTTGGTGTACAGGAAGACCATCGGCCAGTTGACGTTCTTGAGCCTGAACACCAGGGTGCAGGCCATCATTCTGCCTTTCAGGCCGTAATCCTCCGCGCCTACGGTGAAGGGCGCTCCCGCCGCCGCGGCCACATCGGCGTCGGCCGTGGCGTCAATCACCCTTTCCCCGTAATAGCTTTTCAGTACACCGTTTTCATCAACCATCACTCCGGTTATCCTGTTCCCGTCCATGAGCGGGCCGCGAAAAGAGGTCCGCAGTTTTAAAGCGATGTTTTGTTCCCTTTCCACCAGCCGCAGAAAATACTGTTCGGCCTCCGCTATATCGAAGGCGTTGCCCATATCCCTGTAAAACTCCTCGAATATCCCGCGGGTGAGCAGCTCCTTGTCCGGCCCGTAGTTCATATCCAGGAAGTTCAGCTGCCCCTGGGTAAACAGCCCGCCCAGCGCGGGGGCATCCTCGATCAGGAGCGTCTTCAGGCCGTTGCGGGCGGCCGAAACCGCCGCGGCGATGCCTTCCGGCTCCCCGCCGACGACGATGAGGTCGTAACTATCCGAATTATCAGCTGGTTTTTCCGGAACGCTCCCAATGCTGCATCCGAACAATAAGGTTGTTGTGAGTATAAATATCCATATAAGCAGATTCCGCAGGCTCAAAATGCCCACCCCAATCATTATAAAAAACTGATCAAATTTTCTCAGAAAAACCAATAACAAACAAGCGGCTAATGATGTAAATTCACCGCTTGTCATTAATACTCTTGACTAGGTTAGATAACTATTGTGTTCGATAACATTGTCAAATGAATGAAAATAATTTATGGAATATACCATAATTTACCCGGAAACAATTATTCCTTTTTCTGCCAGGTCAATTTGGCGTACGGAGAGATAATAATCATACACAGCTTTTTCAAAGTTGGTTCTTTTTTGGTCGAAGGAAATTTCGCTGCTGTCAAGTGTAACCTTGCCAATCAAACCAAGTTCGTATTTTAATTTCTGGTGCTGGTAATTTTCCTTTTCTACTTCATAGGCTGTCCTATAATCCGCCAGCTGGCTTTGTTTCAGCGCCATTTGTTCATATGCGTTTTCCAGGGCTACATTAATATTATATTCTGCATCGCTTTTTTGTAATTTGGTACTTTTAATTTCAAACTCCAGTTTTTCTGCCTTATCGGATTGAGTGGTTTTTTTATCTTCCAACTCTGTACTTTTATCTTCAAGCGTCCGGTTATACTGTTTAATGGTAAGCGATGTCTGCATGGCCGCATCATTGGCCTCATTTTGTGTGCCGATTTCAACCGGGCTAAAGGTCACAGGGGCCAATTCAAGAAGCGCCCCGGGTTCACGGCCTATCATCCTGTTCATTTGCCAGGCAAGTTTCTCCCTGCTGTTATACAATGTATCCAGCTGCCTTTTTATATCCTTGGCCTGCTGTATTTTTTCGTTAAGACTGTAATTTGTGCTTAAACCCAGCTGTACTTTAAGTTTCTCGATTTCTACCAGCTGGCCCTGCATTTCGTAATTCTTTTTCATGGTTTCAATCGAATTGTCCATATTTAATATGTCCAGATAAAGTTTTTCTACGTCATACTCGGTTTTCAGTTTGAGATTTTCAAGGGTAACTTTACTATCATCAAGCGCATATTTCGCAGAGTCATAAGCCTTCCTGGCATTTTCCACGGAAGTCTTCATGGAGTTGTTTATATATGCCGCCTTAGCCTGTTCATAAGCTATTTCAGCATCTCTTCTGCTGATATCGGCTAAGTTAACAGCCACCTCCTGTTTTTTAACCTCCGGGCTATATAACAGTGCCAGTTCTTTTGCTTTGCTCAAGGTCAAAACTGAGGTTTCATCAATAGTAACCGCCCCCAGTGAATAACTTAAAAGCAGCATTGCAACAAAAACAAACAGCGCCAAAAAAGCGGTTTTCTTTTTCATCCAGAACTACCTCCATTTCCGACCCGCTAGTCAGTACGTTGCAATACTAATTCTAAGCATTCGCCGTTCCTCTGTCAACAAAAACAGCGCATTACAAAGCTGTTATCCGGTTACAATCGTTTTTATTGTTTTCTAAAGAGGCTAAAAGCGCAAAAATGTCTTCCCGGTTGTTTGGAATTGACTGTGGCGACAAGCTGGCCAATAAATCATCCAATTCTTTTTTATTTATTGAGTTTTCCCTGGCGATGAAAATCCTCTGGATTTTCGTCGCGGTAACGCCCTCTTCGTCGGTCAGGATTTCTTCAAACAGCTTCTCGCCGGGGCGGGTCCCGACATATTTTATTTCAATATCCTTTTCCGGTTCGAACCCGGAGAGCCGGATCAGCTCTTTAGCCATATCCACTATTTTGACGGGCTCTCCCATGTCAAGGATAAAAATCTCTCCTCCTTGGGCCATGCTGGCGGCCTGGAGCACCAGCTCCACCGCTTCGGGGATGGTCATGAAATAGCGGCACATCTCCGGGTGGGTAATGGTCACAGGCCCTCCGCGCCTGATCTGTTCCTGGAAAATCGGGATCACGCTTCCCCTGCTCCCCAAAACATTGCCGAAGCGCACCGCCGCAAAATTAGTGGAACTGGTTTCGTTCAGACCCTGGATAACCATTTCCGCAATCCTTTTTGTTGCACCCATGACGCTGCTCGGGTTGACCGCCTTGTCCGTGGAAATCAGGATAAAATTATCCGTCCCGCATCTGTCGGCGGCTTCCGCCACATTCTTTGTGCCCAGGACATTGTTTTTATATGCCTCACCGGGGTTATGCTCCATCAGGGGGACATGCTTGTGGGCGGCCGCATGAAATACTACCTGCGGCCTGAAATCGCCAAAAACCTGGTTTATCCTCCGGTCGTCCTTTATATCGGCTATCACCGCGACCGTTTTTATACCCGGGCATTTATCGCCCAGCTCCAGTTCAATTTCAAAAACCGGGTTTTCGTCATGCCCCAGCAGGATCAACCGGCCGGGGCCATAGCGGCAGATCTGGCGGCTCAGCTCAGAGCCTATGGAGCCGCCGGCGCCGGTAACGAGGACCGTTTTGCCTTTGAGAAAGTTCTCTATGCCGTCAAGGTCCAATTTGACGGGCTCTCTCCCCAAAAGGTCCTCCAGCTTCACTTCCCTTATCAGCTCAACCGAAACCTGCCCGTTGATAATGTCGTACATCCTGGGCAGCGTTCTGACCGGAACATCTGTTTCCCGGCACTTCTCGACAATCTCCCTGATGACCTGCCCGGGGGCCGAAGGCATGGCGATCAACACTTCGTGGATATTGTTGTCTTTGACCACCTGTTCCAGCTCATCCCTCGTGCCCAGCACCGGCAGTCCCATTATTCTCAAGTGCTGCTTGTTTGGGTCGTCATCGATGAACCCCACCGGCAAAAGGCGAGGGTCCTCCTGCCTGAACAATTCCTTCACGACTAGGACGCCTGCGTCCCCGGCGCCGATCACCAGCAGCCGCTTGACGTTCCGCAGGCTGTGAAGGATGAAGCCTTTTTCTTTTACCAACTTCGGCACCGCCCGGATACCGCCGGACAGCATGAGGTCGATCATCCAGGTAATGAAAAACACGCTCCTGGGCACCACCACCCTGGAATAATAGCCGGCCGTGACCAGCCCAAGTATGGTAACCACCAGGGCGTAGACGACCAGCAACAGGTCACCGGCCCCGGCGTACTTCCAGGCCCGCTTGTAGACGCCCAAGAAATAAAAACTCAACACCTTCAGCAGGGCGTAAACGATGAACAGCTTTTGAAACGAAGCGAAAAACAGGGCTGGTATACGGCCGTCGAAACGGAAATAGAAGGCCAGGTAAAAAGCGGCCGCCCCGAAGATCACGTCGACCAGCAGCAAATTGTATTTGTTTTTGTTGAAAGGCAGCTGCATCATTTTTGTTTCACACCCGTTTCTCTTTTCCGGCGCGTTATTTTTACTTGCGGCCCAGCCGTTTTTTTATTACGCCGATCACGGCCTGCTGTTCCTCGGGGCCAAGGTTTGAACCCGAGGGCAGGCATATCCCTTTTTCAAACAGCCCGTCGGAAACGCTTTTTCCTTCCTCGTGGGGGTAATACTCGTATTTTTCGTACAGCGGCTGCAGGTGCATGGGCTTCCAGACCGGCCGGGACTCGATGTTCCTCTCCGCGAGGGCGTCCATCAGTTCAAGGGCGCTGGCACCGCACTTTTTTTGCTCCACGGTCATGACCGTTAGCCAGCGGTTGCTCCTGCCGAACGGCGCCTCCGGCATGAATTCGATCCCTTCAATCCCGGACAAGGCCTCGTAATAGCGACGGAAGACAGCCCTCCTGGCCTCGATCCGCTCTTCCAGGACCCTCAGCTGGGCCCTCCCTATCCCCGCCAGGACATTGCTCAGGCGGTAGTTGTAACCCAGCTCGCTGTGCTGGTAGTGCCTGGCCGGATCCCGGGCCTGCGTCGCCCAGAAACGGGCCTTGTGCAGCGCCTCCGGGTCGTCGGAAACCAGGGCCCCGCCCCCGGAGGTGGTGATAACCTTATTGCCGTTAAAGGAATAAACGCCGAACTTGCCGATGGTGCCGCTCTCCCTGCCCAGGTAGGTGGCGCCCAGCGATTCCGCGGCGTCCTCAATGACGGGGACGCGGTAATGATTGCATATTTCCATGATCGGGTCCATGTCCGCGCACTGGCCGTATAAATGCACCACGATGACCGCCCTGGGCAGCCTGCCCGTCCCGGCGGCCCTGTCAAACGCCCTTTTGAGGGCCTGTGGCGACATGTTCCAGCTTTGGGGTTCCGAGTCGATGAAGACGGGCTCGCCGCCCAAATACAGGACGGGATTGACGCTGGCCGCAAAGGTCAGGGAGGAGCAAAACACCCTGTCCCCCGGGCCGACCCCAAGGCAACGCAGGGCCAGGTGAATGGCGGCGGTGCCTGAAGAAAGGGCGACCGCTCCCTTCGCCCCGACGTAGCCGGCAAGCTCCCGCTCAAAGGCGTCCACGTGCGGTCCAAGCGGCGCTACCCAGTTCGTCCGGAAAGCCTCGGCGACGTATTTTTCCTCCAGCCCGCTCATGTGCGGCGGGGAAAGATATATCCGTTTATTTTCCATTTTTCTTTATCACCCTCCCCGGGACGCCCACCACGGTGACATTGTCTTCTACGTCGCTTATCACGACCGTTCCCGCTCCCACCGTAACGCAGCGGCCGATCGTGACCCGGTTTATCACTGACGCTCCCACGCCCAGCCAGCTGAAACGGCCGACCTTGACTTCGCCGCCCAGATGAACTCCGGGCGACAGGTGCACCCCCTCTTCCAACAGGCAGTCATGGTCTACGGTCGCGCCGGTATTGACGATGCAGCCCCTGCCCAGGACCGCTCCCGCGTTCACGGCCGCCTGGGCCAGTACGACGCTGCCCGCGCCGATTTCGGCTCTTTTGCTGACGGCCGCCGCCGGGTGGACGACAGCAGGCAGGTTGAACCCCAGCCCTTCACAGTAATTGAGTTTTTCAACCCTCAGCCTGTTGTCGCCCAGGGCCACCGCAACATCTTCGTACTCGTCCAGGAAAAGCGCGGCCTCGCTGGTTTTGGCCAGCACCGGCCACTTGAACGCCGTGCCGGCCGCCCAGTCGTCGAGAAAGGCGATTTTGTCCCACCGGCCAGCCTCTTCAGCCGCATCGGCCACAACCCTGCCGTGGCCGCCGGCGCCGATTATCAACAGCCCGCTCATGAACCCACTCCCCTGAATTTCTCCATGGTAGCCTGGCCCCGCTGGTTGATCCCTTCCCTTTTCAGCGTTTTTAAAACCGTCAGCCACAGGATCTTCATGTCCAGCCAAAAAGAACGGTTATCCACGTACCAGACATCCAGGGCGAACTTCTCTTCCCAGCTGATGTCGTTTCTCCCGTTGACCTGGGCCCATCCCGTAATGCCCGGCCTGACTTCGTGACGCCTGGCCTGCTCCGGGGTATAAAGGGGCAGGTACTCCATGAGCAGGGGCCGGGGACCGACCAGGCTGAGGTCGCCCTTGATGACGTTTACCAGCTGCGGCAGCTCGTCCAGGCTCCAGCGCCGCAGCGCTTTGCCGAAAGAAGTGAGGCGGCACCCGTCAGGCAGCAGCTCTCCCTTTTCATCCCTCTCCTCGGTCATGGTGCGGAACTTGTACAGGTAAAAGGGCCGGCCGTGCAGCCCCGGCCGCAACTGCCTAAACAGCACGGGGGACCCGAGCCTTATCCTTACCGCCGCCGCCACGGCCAGCATCAGCGGCAGCAATATTATGAACAGTATGACTCCTAACGTCAGGTCGAACAGCCTTTTCATAAACCCTCCAGGCCCATCGCCTCCAGCATGATCCGGTTGACCTTGCGCACGTCGTATTTCTCTTCGGCGATCTTGCGGCTTTCCAGTCCCATCCTCTCCACCAGGCCGGGTTCCAGGATGAATCGCTCCATAGCCCCAGCGAGCGCCGCCGCATCCTTGACCGGGACAAGAAACCCGTTCACGCCCTCCCGTACCGTTTCCCTGCAGCCGGGCGCGTCGGTGGTGATTACCGGCCGCCCCATGGCCATAGCCTCCAGCACGGAACGGGGGGTCCCCTCGCGGTAAGAAGGAAGGACGTACACGCTGGCCTGGGCTATATAGGGGCGCACGTCGCCGGTTTCGCCGAGGTATTCAATTATCCCTTCCCTCGTCCAGGCTTTTATTTCCGCCGCGCTTATCGCGGTTGGATTGGGATCGTGCGGCCCCAGCAGCCGGAACAGGACTCCGGGGTGCTTTTTTTTCAGCAGGCGGGCGGCCTCCGCAAATTCCATGATCCCCTTGTCCCGGATCAGCCTGGCGATGAGCAGGAAGGAAAAAGGGGAAGTAACGGGGGCAGCGTATTCGAAATCCTGGAGGTTCACGCCGGAACCGTTCACCAGGACCGCCTTGTTTTCGTCAACCATCTTGAGTTTAAGAAATACCTCCAGGTCGTCGGGGTTCTGGAAAAAGACCTTTTGGCAATTTTTCAAGGCAAGCGCGTACAAAGGTTTCATCAGGTTCCGGAGCAGACGCTGGAACAGGCTTTCGCCGGTAAAAGCATAACCCAGTCCCGTGATCATGGCGTAAATCCCGCCCGTCCCGGCCAAGCGCGCCGCTATTGAACCGTAAATCACTGGTTTCACGGCATAGACAAAGACGGCATCGGGTCTAAGCCTCACGAACAGCCGGCGCAGGTGGAAGAGCAGGCGCAAGTCCTCGATGGGGTTAAGCCCTGCCCGCTTTAGCGGGAGGGGAAAAAACCCGATGCCGGCGGACTCAAGCTCTCTTTCATAACCAGTCTCCGGCGCCATAGCAATGACATTATGGCCGTTTTTAATCATATCCTTCATCAGGTCCCCGCGAAAACCGAG from Peptococcaceae bacterium carries:
- a CDS encoding FAD-dependent oxidoreductase; this translates as MSLRNLLIWIFILTTTLLFGCSIGSVPEKPADNSDSYDLIVVGGEPEGIAAAVSAARNGLKTLLIEDAPALGGLFTQGQLNFLDMNYGPDKELLTRGIFEEFYRDMGNAFDIAEAEQYFLRLVEREQNIALKLRTSFRGPLMDGNRITGVMVDENGVLKSYYGERVIDATADADVAAAAGAPFTVGAEDYGLKGRMMACTLVFRLKNVNWPMVFLYTNASRLLNRLNPSWGDPAAGATLKVAWGYGRKALEYEPQDKMIGFRGPNLARQKDGTVLVNALLVFGVDGLDPVAKARGIERAQKELPHIVAFMRERFPGFSRAELVGTAGRLYVRETRHIMGEYRLTVTDVLENRDHWDRIAHGSYPVDIQPAGPGDLGNVIGKPDIYSIPFRSIVPLKVDNLLVVGRSASYDSLAAGSARVVPVGMAVGEAAGVAAACSIERSIGFREMSRTKEAVREVQERLKKQGAYLVEYRPPRPAVMDHWAYPGVKAMRELGLAAGGYGNDYRLEEPIHCWDAEYMLGRVLERAGQLNPLASIKKVEFPENLNRRLLLAGLGEALAGEKVSFEEAVKVLTDKGVLTGDMKKRMNELDKPATFGELYVLLAGVLEAAARG
- a CDS encoding TolC family protein, coding for MKKKTAFLALFVFVAMLLLSYSLGAVTIDETSVLTLSKAKELALLYSPEVKKQEVAVNLADISRRDAEIAYEQAKAAYINNSMKTSVENARKAYDSAKYALDDSKVTLENLKLKTEYDVEKLYLDILNMDNSIETMKKNYEMQGQLVEIEKLKVQLGLSTNYSLNEKIQQAKDIKRQLDTLYNSREKLAWQMNRMIGREPGALLELAPVTFSPVEIGTQNEANDAAMQTSLTIKQYNRTLEDKSTELEDKKTTQSDKAEKLEFEIKSTKLQKSDAEYNINVALENAYEQMALKQSQLADYRTAYEVEKENYQHQKLKYELGLIGKVTLDSSEISFDQKRTNFEKAVYDYYLSVRQIDLAEKGIIVSG
- a CDS encoding polysaccharide biosynthesis protein, coding for MMQLPFNKNKYNLLLVDVIFGAAAFYLAFYFRFDGRIPALFFASFQKLFIVYALLKVLSFYFLGVYKRAWKYAGAGDLLLVVYALVVTILGLVTAGYYSRVVVPRSVFFITWMIDLMLSGGIRAVPKLVKEKGFILHSLRNVKRLLVIGAGDAGVLVVKELFRQEDPRLLPVGFIDDDPNKQHLRIMGLPVLGTRDELEQVVKDNNIHEVLIAMPSAPGQVIREIVEKCRETDVPVRTLPRMYDIINGQVSVELIREVKLEDLLGREPVKLDLDGIENFLKGKTVLVTGAGGSIGSELSRQICRYGPGRLILLGHDENPVFEIELELGDKCPGIKTVAVIADIKDDRRINQVFGDFRPQVVFHAAAHKHVPLMEHNPGEAYKNNVLGTKNVAEAADRCGTDNFILISTDKAVNPSSVMGATKRIAEMVIQGLNETSSTNFAAVRFGNVLGSRGSVIPIFQEQIRRGGPVTITHPEMCRYFMTIPEAVELVLQAASMAQGGEIFILDMGEPVKIVDMAKELIRLSGFEPEKDIEIKYVGTRPGEKLFEEILTDEEGVTATKIQRIFIARENSINKKELDDLLASLSPQSIPNNREDIFALLASLENNKNDCNRITAL
- a CDS encoding aminotransferase class I/II-fold pyridoxal phosphate-dependent enzyme produces the protein MENKRIYLSPPHMSGLEEKYVAEAFRTNWVAPLGPHVDAFERELAGYVGAKGAVALSSGTAAIHLALRCLGVGPGDRVFCSSLTFAASVNPVLYLGGEPVFIDSEPQSWNMSPQALKRAFDRAAGTGRLPRAVIVVHLYGQCADMDPIMEICNHYRVPVIEDAAESLGATYLGRESGTIGKFGVYSFNGNKVITTSGGGALVSDDPEALHKARFWATQARDPARHYQHSELGYNYRLSNVLAGIGRAQLRVLEERIEARRAVFRRYYEALSGIEGIEFMPEAPFGRSNRWLTVMTVEQKKCGASALELMDALAERNIESRPVWKPMHLQPLYEKYEYYPHEEGKSVSDGLFEKGICLPSGSNLGPEEQQAVIGVIKKRLGRK
- a CDS encoding acetyltransferase encodes the protein MSGLLIIGAGGHGRVVADAAEEAGRWDKIAFLDDWAAGTAFKWPVLAKTSEAALFLDEYEDVAVALGDNRLRVEKLNYCEGLGFNLPAVVHPAAAVSKRAEIGAGSVVLAQAAVNAGAVLGRGCIVNTGATVDHDCLLEEGVHLSPGVHLGGEVKVGRFSWLGVGASVINRVTIGRCVTVGAGTVVISDVEDNVTVVGVPGRVIKKNGK
- a CDS encoding sugar transferase, with product MKRLFDLTLGVILFIILLPLMLAVAAAVRIRLGSPVLFRQLRPGLHGRPFYLYKFRTMTEERDEKGELLPDGCRLTSFGKALRRWSLDELPQLVNVIKGDLSLVGPRPLLMEYLPLYTPEQARRHEVRPGITGWAQVNGRNDISWEEKFALDVWYVDNRSFWLDMKILWLTVLKTLKREGINQRGQATMEKFRGVGS
- a CDS encoding glycosyltransferase family 4 protein, whose translation is MARVVVIGPYARSLLGFRGDLMKDMIKNGHNVIAMAPETGYERELESAGIGFFPLPLKRAGLNPIEDLRLLFHLRRLFVRLRPDAVFVYAVKPVIYGSIAARLAGTGGIYAMITGLGYAFTGESLFQRLLRNLMKPLYALALKNCQKVFFQNPDDLEVFLKLKMVDENKAVLVNGSGVNLQDFEYAAPVTSPFSFLLIARLIRDKGIMEFAEAARLLKKKHPGVLFRLLGPHDPNPTAISAAEIKAWTREGIIEYLGETGDVRPYIAQASVYVLPSYREGTPRSVLEAMAMGRPVITTDAPGCRETVREGVNGFLVPVKDAAALAGAMERFILEPGLVERMGLESRKIAEEKYDVRKVNRIMLEAMGLEGL